In Pseudomonas fakonensis, one DNA window encodes the following:
- a CDS encoding glycine cleavage system protein R: MSTPTVREQFLVISALGPNPMELANVLSRAAFDNRCAVVTSRLTRHGETSALVLQVGGSWDALARLETTLPGLVKKHGLTLDVVRSAEQEVRPQALPYVAYVSAAYRPDIINELCQFFLDHRVELDAMTCDTYLAPQTGSSMLNAQFTVILPAGTQISWLRDQFLDFADALNLDALIEPWRPQNPV; the protein is encoded by the coding sequence ATGTCCACCCCCACCGTTCGCGAACAATTCCTCGTTATCAGCGCCCTGGGCCCCAACCCCATGGAGCTGGCCAATGTGCTGAGCCGCGCAGCCTTCGACAACCGCTGTGCGGTGGTCACCTCGCGCCTGACCCGCCACGGCGAAACCAGCGCCCTGGTGCTGCAGGTCGGCGGCAGCTGGGATGCCCTGGCACGCCTCGAAACCACCCTGCCGGGCCTGGTCAAGAAACACGGCCTGACTCTGGACGTGGTGCGCAGCGCCGAGCAGGAAGTACGCCCCCAGGCACTGCCGTACGTCGCTTATGTCAGCGCCGCCTATCGCCCGGACATCATCAACGAGCTGTGCCAGTTCTTCCTCGACCACCGCGTCGAGCTGGACGCCATGACCTGCGACACCTACCTCGCCCCGCAGACCGGCAGCAGCATGCTCAACGCCCAGTTCACCGTGATCCTGCCGGCCGGCACCCAGATCAGCTGGCTGCGTGATCAGTTCCTGGACTTTGCCGACGCCCTCAACCTGGACGCGCTGATCGAACCGTGGCGCCCACAGAACCCTGTTTAA
- a CDS encoding peroxiredoxin: MAVALDQPVADFQVQATSGQTVSLAELKGQQVVLYFYPKDSTPGCTTEGQGFRDQHAAFQAANTLVFGVSRDGIKSHENFKAKQAFPFELISDKDEALCQLFDVIKLKKLYGKEYLGVDRSTFLIDRDGVLRQEWRGVKVPGHVDAVLAAAQALNKA, translated from the coding sequence ATGGCCGTAGCACTCGACCAACCTGTCGCCGACTTCCAGGTTCAGGCCACCAGCGGCCAGACCGTCAGCCTGGCTGAGCTCAAGGGCCAGCAGGTGGTGTTGTACTTCTATCCCAAGGACAGCACCCCGGGCTGCACCACTGAAGGCCAGGGCTTTCGCGACCAGCACGCGGCGTTCCAGGCGGCCAACACCCTGGTGTTCGGCGTGTCGCGTGATGGCATCAAGTCCCACGAGAACTTCAAGGCCAAGCAGGCCTTCCCCTTCGAGCTGATCAGCGACAAGGACGAAGCCCTGTGCCAGCTGTTCGACGTGATCAAGCTGAAGAAGCTGTATGGCAAGGAATACCTGGGCGTCGACCGCAGCACCTTCCTGATCGACCGCGACGGCGTGCTGCGCCAGGAGTGGCGCGGGGTGAAGGTGCCAGGGCATGTGGATGCCGTATTGGCTGCAGCCCAGGCGCTGAACAAGGCCTGA
- the dapA gene encoding 4-hydroxy-tetrahydrodipicolinate synthase, with protein MIAGSMVALVTPMDAQGRLDWGSLDKLVDFHLENGTHAIVAVGTTGESATLDVEEHILVIKHVVERVKHSKNPIPVIAGTGANSTAEAVHLTQNAKNAGADACLLVVPYYNKPTQEGLYQHFKHIAEAVDIPQILYNVPGRTSCDMQADTVIRLSKVKNIIGIKEATGDLVRAKAILDGVDSDFIVMSGDDPTAVELILMGGKGNISVTANVAPREMADLCEAALAGDAEKARAINEKLMPLHKDLFCEANPIPVKWALVEMGLMHKGIRLPLTWLSESCHDKVRTALRQSGVLV; from the coding sequence ATGATTGCGGGCAGTATGGTGGCGTTGGTCACACCCATGGATGCACAAGGGCGTCTGGACTGGGGCAGCCTCGACAAACTTGTAGACTTCCACCTGGAAAACGGCACCCACGCGATCGTCGCTGTCGGCACCACCGGTGAGTCCGCCACTCTGGATGTAGAAGAGCATATCCTGGTCATCAAGCACGTGGTCGAGCGGGTCAAGCACAGCAAAAACCCCATCCCGGTGATCGCCGGTACCGGTGCCAACTCCACTGCCGAAGCCGTGCACCTGACGCAAAACGCCAAGAATGCCGGCGCCGATGCCTGCCTGCTGGTAGTGCCTTACTACAACAAGCCGACGCAAGAAGGCCTGTACCAGCACTTCAAGCACATCGCCGAAGCCGTCGACATCCCGCAAATTTTGTATAACGTGCCCGGCCGCACCTCCTGCGACATGCAGGCCGACACCGTGATCCGCCTGTCGAAGGTCAAGAACATCATCGGCATCAAGGAAGCCACCGGCGACCTGGTGCGCGCCAAGGCCATCCTCGACGGCGTCGACAGCGACTTCATCGTCATGTCCGGCGACGACCCAACTGCAGTCGAACTGATCCTGATGGGCGGCAAGGGCAATATTTCGGTCACCGCCAACGTCGCCCCGCGCGAAATGGCCGACCTGTGCGAGGCCGCCCTGGCGGGCGATGCCGAGAAGGCCCGCGCAATCAACGAAAAACTCATGCCACTGCACAAAGACCTGTTCTGCGAAGCCAACCCGATCCCGGTGAAGTGGGCGCTCGTTGAAATGGGCCTGATGCA